A genomic region of Chelonia mydas isolate rCheMyd1 chromosome 9, rCheMyd1.pri.v2, whole genome shotgun sequence contains the following coding sequences:
- the NPPC gene encoding C-type natriuretic peptide produces MRISHFLACGLSLALLSVRLEARPATQPQQKPPRSSPGHELAESPAAGRERGETAGGGGGRGSGSRLLRELRADTKSRAAWARLLRDYPGTRRHKGVSKKGLSKGCFGLKLDRIGSMSGLGC; encoded by the exons atgcGGATCTCACACTTCCTGGCTTGCGGACTTTCCCTGGCTCTGCTGTCCGTCAGGCTGGAGGCGAGACCGGCAACTCAGCCCCAGCAGAAG cccccccggaGCTCGCCGGGACACGAGCTGGCGGAGAGCCCGGCCGCGGGCCGCGAGCGAGGGGAGacggcgggcggcggcggcggccggggcTCGGGCTCGCGGCTGCTGCGGGAGCTGCGCGCGGACACCAAGTCCCGGGCCGCCTGGGCCCGGCTGCTGCGCGACTACCCCGGCACGCGGCGGCACAAGGGCGTCAGCAAGAAGGGCCTGTCCAAGGGCTGCTTCGGCCTCAAGCTGGACCGGATCGGCTCCATGAGCGGCCTGGGCTGCTAG